In candidate division WOR-3 bacterium, the sequence ACTATATACTACAATGTCAGCACCAAGATTTAGTGGTTTTTGATTGTAAAACGAAGCAAAAGTATTATCCACTGCTAACAATATTTTGTGTTGCTGGGCAATTTTAGCTGTCTCTTTAATATCAACGATATCAATGGTCGGGTTAACTGGTGTTTCAATAAGGATTATCTTTGTCTTAGAGGATATTTGCTTTTTAAGGTTATTTAGAAAATTATCTGCTTTTGCCCATTTTACTTTTATTTCCCATTTAGGTAGAACATCAACTAACAGCGAATAGGTGCAACCATAAATTGGATAAACTGCAATCACTTCATCACCTTTATTACATATTGATAATATAGTTCCCGAAATTGCTGCCATTCCCGAAGCAAATGCACAAGCCGATTCACCTTCTTCTAAATATGCCATCTTTTCTTCAAAGGCTTCAATTGTCGGATTACCTAATCGGGTATAAAAATATCCTTTTTTCTCTTTAGCAAAAATTTGGGCACCGGATTCAGCACTCTCAAAAGTAAAGACTGCGCTTTGATAAATCGGCACTGAAAGCGCTCGAGTATTAGGGTCTCCTAAAATTTGTTTGCCATGAACAACTTCAGTTGCAATATTTCTTCGCATTTTGGGTCTTTGCTTTTTCATCTTCGAATCCTTTCTATAATATTATCTATAACTTATATTAGTAGCGTCAAGAAATTTGTATAATTTCTTTTCTTGACAGGCTTATTTTCCCTTTATCTGTTTTCTTTAACATATCAAACTAAAATTTACACAAAATATTAATACACGATCCTTATATTTTATTCATGACTTTCTGCTAACTCAATTAAAACACCGTCAATGCTTTTGGGCGAAACAAAGGCAATCTTATTGCCCATTGCACCAATGCGAGGCTTTTCATCAATTAACAACACTCCTTTGGCTTTTAGTATTGCTAATTTCTCTTCAATATTATCAACATTAAAACAGAGATGATGAATACCTGGACCTCGTTTCTCTAAAAATTTAGCAATGGTAGTATCAGGACTTAAAGGTTCAATTAATTCAATATTATAATTCTGCAATTTGAATATTGCGACTCGTAATTTCATCTCTTTTAACTCAACAATTTTAGGTTCACCTAAACCTAAAATGTCTTGATATATCTTTATGGAATCATTAAGTGAATTGACGGCAATGCCAATATGGTTAAGACTTTTTAACATTATAACTCCTCAACCTTACTTAAAAAGATACTATAACTTCTTAGCATCATATTCACCGAAAATATTTCTTAAGACATCACAGATTTCTTGCAAAGTTGCATTATTTGCACAACAATCAATAATTGCAGGCATTAAATTTTTATTACTGTTGGCTGTATCAGATAGTTTATTCAAACTTTCTTTTACTTTTATGACCTTTCGTTTTTTTCTAAAGGTAATAAGTTCTCTTTTTCTTTGAGCAGTTAGTTTTGCTGAAACTTTAAGAGTTTTTACTGTCGTTTTTTCTTTTGTATCACTATGAAAAACATTAACGCCAACAATCTTTTTCTCTTTATCTTCAATTGCTTTCTGATAGCGAAATGCGGAGTCTTCAATTCTTTTTTGGATAAATCCAGACTCAATGCATTTTACTGCACCACCTTTATCTTCAATATCTTTTAACAATGCTAATACTTGCTCTTCAATCTCATTAGTCAATTTCTCTAAATAGTATGAACCACCTAATGGGTCAGCAACTTCAGGAATTGATGACTCATAACCAATCACTTGTTGAGTTCTTAAGGCAATCTTTACTGCTTGTTCACTGGGAAGAGATAATGCTTCATCATAAGAATTCGTATGCAAACTTTGAGTGCCACCGAATACTGCGGCTAATGCTTGGAGGGTAACTCGGATAATGTTATTTTCAGGCTCTTGAGCAGTTAAACTTGAGCCACAGGTTTGGGTATGGAATCGCAACATCCAAGATTTTGGGTCTTGAGCATTAAACCGTTCCTTCATTATTCTTGCCCAAATTCGTCGGCCAGCACGAAACTTTGCGACTTCTTCTAATAAATTATTATGTGCGCCAAAAAAGAAAGAAAGTCGTGGTCCGAAATCGTCTACTTTTAATCCGCGCTCAAGTGCTGATTCAATATAGGCAATGCCATTAGCAAAAGTGAATGCCAATTCTTCAACTGCAGTTGCCCCGGCTTCGCGAATATGATAACCCGAAATGGAAACAAAATACCAGCGAGGAATATATTTTGAGCAATATTCCCATAAGTCAATTGCCAACCGCATTGACGGTTTAACCGGAAAGATATAATTCCCGCGAGCAATATACTCTTTTAAGATATCGTTTTGAACTGTGCCGGAAAGTTGTTCCGGTGACACTTGATTGTTCTGGGCAACAATTAGATACATTGCTAAAATCATTGGCGCGGTCGCATTAATTGTCATTGAAGTTGAGACTTTGTCTAAAGGAATGTTTTTGAAAAGTAATTCCATATCGGTAATATTGCTAATTGCAACTCCGACTTTACCCACCTCACCAATTGCCCTTGGATTATCAGAATCATAACCAAGTTGGGTTGGTAAATCAAAGGCAACAGAAAGTCCGGTTTGTCCTTGTTTTAACAGATATTGAAACCGCTCATTAGTCTTTTGCGCATCGCCAAAACCAGCATATTGGCGCATAGTCCAAAGTCTACCTTTATACATATTGGGATAGATTCCACGAGTAAATGGATATTTGCCGGGGTCAGCAAGATGTATTTGGTAATTAAAATCTCTTAAATCTTCTGGAGTATAAAAATCTTTCACTCAATAATACTAATAAAATTTGAACCTAAGTCAAGATAGATTTTATTTTTAATATCAAGTCTAAATTTACACCAATATTATACACTACCTTTATGGAAGAAAAAAGAATTACACAAAATTCCTAATGCAACCTTTTTCCGATAATTGTAAAAATTAAATTTCGCTTGACCAACGGATAATCTTAAATATAATATTTTACTATGCACAAGACATTAGTTGTTACCCTAATTATCAGTCTAATATTACCTATAGTCAGTCAAGCCCAAAATATTCTTTTGAACTCCAGTTTTGAAATCTGGCTCGATTCCTTGGGAATCCAGATGCCTTTCGCATGGTTCACATCTGAAGCCACTGACTCGGGTTCAGCCACAAGAACAACTAATGCCCATTCTGGTTTATTTGCAATTAAATTAACTGGTAGTGATACATCGGCTTTTGCCACGACAATTTCAATTGTTAGCCCTCAAACTTATTATTACTTTTCTGGTTGGTGTAAAACCCAATCTTTTGCTGCTGGTGCTTTTATCATCACCTGGCTTAAACTATCCCAACAACCGGCAGGCACGCCGACAATTAT encodes:
- a CDS encoding aminotransferase class I/II-fold pyridoxal phosphate-dependent enzyme, with translation MKKQRPKMRRNIATEVVHGKQILGDPNTRALSVPIYQSAVFTFESAESGAQIFAKEKKGYFYTRLGNPTIEAFEEKMAYLEEGESACAFASGMAAISGTILSICNKGDEVIAVYPIYGCTYSLLVDVLPKWEIKVKWAKADNFLNNLKKQISSKTKIILIETPVNPTIDIVDIKETAKIAQQHKILLAVDNTFASFYNQKPLNLGADIVVYSATKYISGHGDTVGGVVIGKKDFIAYMKDYIIRDLGGIISPFNAWLLLRGLRTMAVRMQTHNQNGMAVAKFLETHPKVAWVKYPGLASHPQSEIAQKQMSGFSSMIAFELKGGRNAGRKLMNNVKLCVCAVSLGDCATLIEHPASMTHSSYSKQALIESGISEGLVRLSVGIEYYQDIIDDLRQALDKS
- the mce gene encoding methylmalonyl-CoA epimerase, which encodes MLKSLNHIGIAVNSLNDSIKIYQDILGLGEPKIVELKEMKLRVAIFKLQNYNIELIEPLSPDTTIAKFLEKRGPGIHHLCFNVDNIEEKLAILKAKGVLLIDEKPRIGAMGNKIAFVSPKSIDGVLIELAESHE
- a CDS encoding methylmalonyl-CoA mutase family protein, with amino-acid sequence MKDFYTPEDLRDFNYQIHLADPGKYPFTRGIYPNMYKGRLWTMRQYAGFGDAQKTNERFQYLLKQGQTGLSVAFDLPTQLGYDSDNPRAIGEVGKVGVAISNITDMELLFKNIPLDKVSTSMTINATAPMILAMYLIVAQNNQVSPEQLSGTVQNDILKEYIARGNYIFPVKPSMRLAIDLWEYCSKYIPRWYFVSISGYHIREAGATAVEELAFTFANGIAYIESALERGLKVDDFGPRLSFFFGAHNNLLEEVAKFRAGRRIWARIMKERFNAQDPKSWMLRFHTQTCGSSLTAQEPENNIIRVTLQALAAVFGGTQSLHTNSYDEALSLPSEQAVKIALRTQQVIGYESSIPEVADPLGGSYYLEKLTNEIEEQVLALLKDIEDKGGAVKCIESGFIQKRIEDSAFRYQKAIEDKEKKIVGVNVFHSDTKEKTTVKTLKVSAKLTAQRKRELITFRKKRKVIKVKESLNKLSDTANSNKNLMPAIIDCCANNATLQEICDVLRNIFGEYDAKKL